From the Cucumis sativus cultivar 9930 chromosome 5, Cucumber_9930_V3, whole genome shotgun sequence genome, the window GCAATCATAGGTTGAGACCTTATCAAGAACAGAATTTGGATCAAAAGGTCCATGTCCATGTAGATGATTATAGACAACATCCAAAACAACACGAAGGCCAATTTGGTTAAGTGCCTgtaacatatattaaatactTTAATACAGCACTGCTTGTGATTGATAACTGAATGGTAATCTAAACTTCTCagaaacacaaataaatttgtCAACCTGAACCATCTTGCGGAACTCAACTAAACGACAAGGACCGTTAGAATCACTGGCATAGCTTCCTTTAGGTACTCCCCACATGATAGGATTATACCTAAAAAGGCACGACACACAGACAAGTAAGActtctcaaaattcaaagaacGTAACAACTTCAAAGAAGACTCCAGAATCAGGACCTTACCCCCAGTTATACCCATCACTGTTTTGGATATCTGCAATTAACGATTGCTGTTCAGCTGAATCTGGAGGAAGATTTTCTAGAAGCTCAGTATCTGCAACATTGTTTTATGTAGACAGTGAGTGTAAAACACATCAAATGCTACAAGGACTCCCATAATCAACTCAACATAGATAAGAAATATCATTCATTTGCAACAACATATTGATAGGACCCATCACCCAAGTACACATTATTGacactagaagaaaaacaaaacccagaAGTGCAAGTAGATGATCAAGCCTAAATATACTAAATGAGGAATACTTTAATACAATGAAATAGGATCCAAAAATGTATTCCTCAATTTTAACTAAtccaaaaggaaaaggaaagagagacACTTACCGACAAACTTCCACTTCGTCTTATCGTCATCAACTCCACCAAATTGGAATGTTGGCAGTAGATGAACATGACTAAGACCAGCATTTGACAGCTTCTTTAAATGATTGATACCAGCTGAATCCTTCAAGTGGCAAATGCTTATTGTTAAACATTACTTCATTCAATTCTACAAGATCAGCTTCTTATTCTGATATCCAATGCATGTGTAGTGTACAAGAATGGCAAGTGAGAGGAGTCGTACAACTTTCAGCTTACTAGTCCAATATCCAGTTCATGTACGATGTATAAGGAAAGTGATAAAACATGCAACCTTTTTTGTTGAAGGAATTAAGGAAACTTCGATTAAGTTAAATAACTGCAGCTTAGCATATAACTGATACACATAATGGGATGAAAAGAACTTACCTGCAAAGTGAAAGCCATATAACCACCACGCAGATCAGGATGCACACTTTGATCACTTATACTGCACTAAAAATACAGAATATTACGAGGATTTAATTGCAAAGAGTGTAGCAAGCACAAGAAAGAGATGATTCAACCAGGAAAGGCAATACAAACACCAACATGATTGTGCAGTAAAATCCTAGATTTTCCACTTGTTTTGCTTgaaattaactttttctttattaattggACGATATTGTGTGAATCTCACAGCTACGGAAAGAATTTTCAgcattttatattatttgaccACTTTCATCCCTTTTCTGCCCCTTTTAAGATGGAGTAAAGATCAGGAGAAGGTAAAATTTGTCAGTTTTTAGTTTCATTATGTAGCAGAGATAATGAAAAGTAGATCAAGCATATCTTATCCCACAAAAGTATAGAGTAGTAATACAGCATGAATGGCAAAGGTCAGTTTTCTCTTAGCCTTACATCCTAGAAATTTTATCAACACTTCCTACAAAGTTTCAACTGAAAAATTGGAATGCCATCGTGAAGAAGCTCTGAACACATTAAGAATCAAGTACTTACCTAAAATCCCTTACATGCAACTCATAAATACTAATGTCAGAAAATGAATCCACTGGGGGTTTCTCATCGGCCAATTTATCCCACCCCTTAGGTATCAAGTCATCAGAGAAAAGATCAACAAATAATGTCCGCCTTCCATCTGATGAGACCCTGCTCTAACAATAGAAAGGGTGGAGCATATGTAAGCTTGCACTTCCTAGCACTTGTCCATATACAAGTCTAAAACAATGCTGCATAGTTTTTGGGTCAGAGATTTGTACCCTCTAGAATAAGGATCAGTagtaaaacatttttcaacttGCAAGGTGCTAGGGTGGTAGACTGTTACTTCATATTCATAATAACATCCTTTCCAACTTTTTGGTCCTTTAGTTCTCCAAATGCCATCAACCTCCTCAAGCGGAATAACTTCAAATGGCATCCCACCCACTGGGTCTCTGAAAATTTGAGCTCGTACAGCCTGATTGATGCAGTGGAAAGATAGTGGAAAGAAGGTCGGTATTCAAATGATGCACATCAGATCGTGATAGTAGGCTACATTAAAATGGCATTGGCTAGATAGCAGGAAATTGTCGTACCTGGGCAGTTGGAGCCCAAAGGTAAAGTGATACAGCCTCTTTTGAGTAAATTGCACCGAGAGGACCTTCATATGAGAACAAGTCATCCAGAACACCAGGTAGCTGCAGGCAAGTAATATTCTTGCATTCACCGTAAgctgaaaatcaaagaaaaaggtgGCACAAAAGATATTGGTCTCTGAATAAGAAACTGAACTATAACATAGCATCCATAATTTGTTATAACGTCCATAATTTGAAAGACCATACATGCAACAGTTTTACTGCATAATAGCATTTGTCAGAATGCATCAATTTTACAAGAgcatcaaatattttcttttaatagaaCACGAACCTCATTTCATTGATATGATTAAATGTATAAACAAGAGCatcaaacatttgataaaGAATATAAACATGACTTGTCTACAATCAAAATCATtccatgaaatttttcattttttcatttttccccatctttcctcttcttttaACTCTAGAACAAGGAGATAGAAGAGTAGCTACGGtcaaaactttaatttgtatgTTGTCTAGTTACGGCAGAATGCTATAAAATATCGGATATAAACACACATCAAATAATATCATTACAGTTGAAAGTAGCTACGGCCAGTTGACATTTGAGGAGTGCTTCAACGTCTGACGCAGGAGGGACTGTGAAAGGGCAGTAGTTTTGAATATGAGGAAACTTTTTGATCACctaacaatataaaaaaatagatatctATTAGTTTTTCCTAAAACATTAAGAAGCATTCATATCCATAACATGCAACAACAAAATGGAGATTATACAAGCAAATCACAAAGTCTAGGCTAGTTTCTACAATTTGTTTAAAAGTGTTACTGGTTCCTGAATACATTTTCTGGAAGTTGGCTACGGTCTTTTTCCAGCCTAATTTTCACATCGTAGCCTGTTGACAAGAAAATACATCAGCATATTATCTTTTCGATCTCAACACAGTGAGGATGGTCCACGGATTACAATCATACCTTCGACTACACCATCTTCAACACGCAGAGTAGCCATTTTACTAGCAAACAGATAGCAAGAACCGCTCTCAACTTCCACGTTCCACGCTATAACATGTTTGCTCACCCAAAAAGCTCTCGAGTACAACAAGCTATCCTCCAACTGTTCACGTTTTTacgacaaaaataaattatgcaGCAATTCAAGTAGTTCAATCAATCTGTAAATCACTCTTAGATTTGTATTTTCTCTGTAAACGAAACAATCCACAAAAAATCGTTTATAATAACCACTTGAGCTGATGCGTATCtaaatttccttttccttttcgtTTCTATTGGAACTGAAGTCAGTCCTACTCCTACATTACGAATTTTGTCTCCTCAACCAAATTATGACAGGTGAGGATTGGAAATGTAACCTGAGAAGTTGAAGTAGATTCCTCGAGCGACATTGACGAAGAAGGTGAGCAGTAAAGAGGTCCAGTACGAAAGTTGTGGCGGAAACCAGGAGAGAGAGAAGTTCCAGCGGCCggaggagatgaagaaaatgcAGCGAAAGGATGATGGAGCTGGTAACAAAGGGAAGTGGGGAAAGCTGATGGAGGGAAAAAATGGAGGGAAGAGGAAAACAGAAGAgacatttttcttcctttcaatAAGTTCCGATGATCGATCGAGTTTTGGtaggagagaaagagaacggtttgtttgatattttttgtatGTCGTGACgtcataatttctttaaatttagttattaaacaAACtcgtaatatatataatattagtttacacatacacatacatatacacatacacatacacatacatatacacatacaAATACATATACGggaattttacaaaaataacaaatatatatatatatatatgataacaGAGTCCGTATCACAACATTTTCCAAATTCGTAAAAgtagcaattttttttctaataaccTTTTGACAACTgttttatatatcaataattacttgtcataattatcatatttgcaatatacaaaaaatatgtgatatgagctttttttttttataaattttgttgttatccaatgcaatttttctatataatttcTAGTTTTAGCATAAACACTAGTTAAGAAATACACGTAAAAAGCAATACCgtataaaattttaggaagTGGAGGTTGGCATTAAAATCGTCGTTCAAGACTAAAGTATTCAAAGTTGCATTTACACGCTCGTATgttgtgaaaaaaatataaacatgtCATACTGGTGTGATGAGCAAATAAGTCAAACATTCtcacatttttctcttttaataggagagattttttcttttcaaatataacgaaaactaaccaaaaaaatatttagaattgtAAACTATGATTTTAcgatatttataattatttttaaaatatggatatatatatgtatgttaaTATTGCAACTATCAAAAAAACAGTCAAATCGATCAATTAtcttgattaaaaaaaaaagtggcaAAGCCCATTATTGGCCCAATGATAGTCATGCAGTGGGCCACGGAATTGGAAACATTATTCATTCACTCAATTAGTTCAAACATCACAACATTTCATCCTTAGGTGCGTCCATCACATACCCATTTCAATATTAGTTTCGTATTGGTTCGAGTTATTCTCTATCCTTTTAAAacgtttattttaattcatatgctatcaattttcattttatttgatcaatCACTTTaggtttttctttcattattttctttttaagtgaTCTAAAACATAGTTATTGTCAAATACAGtaaattgaaccaaaatatcacaatctataTGAGATGAACCgcaataataaaatacataaatagtCATCTGTCTTGATCTACATAGATAGACTACCtcataaattttgtcattaaaaacaattttccatcaaaataaacaatttgaaagtataaaaatcaaaatgaactaAAGTCAAAAGTATAGACCATAATAGTATTTTAACTATAtagataatttttataatcGTGTTTTCACCCTAAAGATTATATCTATCTTTAATGGGGTAGAAACCCTTTTTGTTAATCAATTTTCAACAAATGCACTCAATTATTTGGATCTAGCAAGTAGACAACAAAAGATGATGTTAATgcttaacaaaataaataaaaaggaaaagaaaaaagttacaaTTGGTTTAGTTGTCAtagttctttttcaaacttttattaactttttttttgagaaGGTAGAAAAACATTATTTCCCATGAggaaattagatttaaaagaCTTTTCTATGGGAATAAAAAGGGAATTGGAATTTGAAGCAAAAAGAGTAGATTAGAAGCAAACATTAAGTGCAAATCATAGGTCATGTGGTTGTTGAAGAAAGGAATGGTTGAAAGAAGCCCAAAGTGAGTAATAACATCTTGACTATACAATCACCCAAATTCAATAATGATTTTAGCACGTTTCTCgttgaaattttatatctcaaacacaatataataataaactacAACGTCAATTCAAGATCGATACCATAATCTACAAAATTAGCAAACTACTCAAAGTATACAAAATCCgcatgaagagaaaaaaaaaccctcaCTCATCTCAAAGTTAAAACTTCGTCTCATTGATAAAGAAAACGAGATTTCATACCTACATACTAATACACATCTactaattagtttaattaattgtcaT encodes:
- the LOC101205969 gene encoding pullulanase 1, chloroplastic isoform X1, producing the protein MSLLFSSSLHFFPPSAFPTSLCYQLHHPFAAFSSSPPAAGTSLSPGFRHNFRTGPLYCSPSSSMSLEESTSTSQLEDSLLYSRAFWVSKHVIAWNVEVESGSCYLFASKMATLRVEDGVVEGYDVKIRLEKDRSQLPENVIKKFPHIQNYCPFTVPPASDVEALLKCQLAVATFNSYGECKNITCLQLPGVLDDLFSYEGPLGAIYSKEAVSLYLWAPTAQAVRAQIFRDPVGGMPFEVIPLEEVDGIWRTKGPKSWKGCYYEYEVTVYHPSTLQVEKCFTTDPYSRGVSSDGRRTLFVDLFSDDLIPKGWDKLADEKPPVDSFSDISIYELHVRDFSISDQSVHPDLRGGYMAFTLQDSAGINHLKKLSNAGLSHVHLLPTFQFGGVDDDKTKWKFVDTELLENLPPDSAEQQSLIADIQNSDGYNWGYNPIMWGVPKGSYASDSNGPCRLVEFRKMVQALNQIGLRVVLDVVYNHLHGHGPFDPNSVLDKIVPGYYLRRNTDGFIENSTCVNNTASEHFMVERMIVDDILHWVVDYKVDGFRFDLMGHLMKSTMLKAKDALRGLTKEKNGVDGSSIYIYGEGWDFGEVAKNGRGVNASQFNLFGTGIGSFNDRVRDAILGGSPFGHPLQQGFVTGLLLEPNDHDHGTHEVAESMLAVSKDHIEVAMAANLRDYILTNFEGKEVKGLEVLTHDRSPVAYASCPTETVNYVSAHDNETLFDIVSLKTPRNITVDDRCRINHLATSIIALSQGIPFFHCGDELLRSKSMDRDSYNSGDWFNRLDFTYMTNNWGVGLPLKEKNQYNWPLIKPRLADPSFKPSKSHILAAVENFTNLLQIRYSSPLFRLKTSNAIQKRVRFHNSGTSLIPGLIVMSIEDGHNGIPGLSQLDSTYSYIVVVVNARPTEISFPCPALRAKTLQLHPIQLMSTDPVVKNSTYEPSTGCFMVPPRTTSVFVEPRMHE